In a single window of the Zea mays cultivar B73 chromosome 5, Zm-B73-REFERENCE-NAM-5.0, whole genome shotgun sequence genome:
- the LOC100273706 gene encoding Bidirectional sugar transporter SWEET4-like — MVSADTIRTAIGVIGNGTALVLFLSPVPTFVGIWKKRAVEQYSPIPYVATLLNCMMWVLYGLPLVHPHSMLVVTINGTGMLIQLTYVALFILCSAGAVRRRVVLLFAAEVAFVVALAALVLTLAHTHERRSMLVGIVSVFFGTGMYAAPLSVMKLVIQTKSVEYMPLFLSLASLANSICWTAYALIRFDLYITIPNGLGVLFALGQLGLYAMFYKNTKQIMEARRRKADQQSTMMEVVTDASATPPPPPNNNNGGGGGNGY; from the exons ATGGTCTCGGCGGATACCATCCGTACGGCTATCGGCGTCATCG GCAATGGCACCGCCCTTGTGCTCTTCCTCTCCCCGGT GCCCACCTTCGTGGGCATCTGGAAGAAGCGTGCGGTGGAGCAGTACTCGCCGATCCCGTACGTGGCGACGCTGCTGAACTGCATGATGTGGGTGCTGTACGGGCTGCCGCTGGTGCACCCGCACAGCATGCTGGTGGTGACCATCAACGGCACCGGCATGCTCATCCAGCTGACCTACGTGGCGCTCTTCATCCTCTGCTCCGCGGGGGCGGTGCGCCGCAGGGTCGTGCTCCTGTTCGCCGCCGAGGTCGCCTTCGTCGTCGCCTTGGCCGCGCTGGTGCTCACCCTGGCGCACACGCACGAGCGCAGGTCCATGCTCGTCGGCATCGTCTCCGTCTTCTTCGGCACCGGCATGTACGCTGCGCCGCTCTCGGTCATG AAATTGGTGATCCAGACAAAGAGCGTGGAATACATGCCCCTGTTCCTGTCCCTGGCCTCCCTCGCCAACAGCATCTGCTGGACCGCCTACGCGCTCATCCGcttcgacctctacatcacc ATCCCCAACGGGCTGGGCGTGCTGTTCGCGCTGGGTCAGCTGGGCCTGTACGCCATGTTCTACAAGAACACCAAGCAGATCATGGAGGCACGCAGGCGCAAGGCCGACCAGCAGTCAACCATGATGGAGGTGGTCACCGACGCCTCCGCCACGCCGCCCCCGCCACCCAACAACaacaacggcggcggcggcggcaacggCTACTGA